Sequence from the Curtobacterium sp. MCLR17_007 genome:
CGCACGCTCCACCGACTCGACCTGGACGACCTGGACGACCGCACCGCGATCGAGGCGCTCCTGCCGCCGGCCGTCGTCGCCGTGCTGCGGAGCGAACGGCGGCCCGAGCTCGACCTCGCCGCCTTCGGCTCCGTCCTGACCGCCGTCGAGGCGCTCGCCCCCGACACCGACCGCACCGCGACCGAGAGGCAGCCGTGACCCAGACCGAGACCGCGCCCCCGATGCCCATCGCCGACGTCGCCGCACGGGCGCGTGACGTCCTCGACACCGTCGGCGCCGTCGTCGTCGGGATGCGGGAGCCGCTCGCCCTGGCGTTCGCGAGCATCCTGGCGGGCGGCCACGTGCTCTTCGAGGACGTCCCCGGCCTCGGCAAGACCCTCGCCGCACGCAGCCTGGCCGCGGCGTGCGGACTCGACTTCCGCCGGCTCCAGTGCACCCCGGACCTGCTGCCCGCCGACATCACCGGGTCGTTCGTCTACGCCCCGGCCACGGCCGAGTTCGTCTTCCGGCCGGGACCCGTCTTCACCGGGATGTTCCTGGCTGACGAGATCAACCGGACGTCGCCGAAGACGCAGTCGGCGCTGCTCGAGGCGATGGCGGAGGGGCAGGTCACGGTCGAGGGCGAGGGCTTCCCGCTCCCGCGGCCGTTCCACGTCATCGCGACGTCGAACCCGATCGAGTACGAGGGAACGTACGCGCTGCCGGAGGCCCAGCTCGACCGCTTCATGGTGCGGCTCTCCGTCGGGTACCCGTCCCGCGACGGCGAGCACCGCGTGCTGCTCAACCGGATCGCCCGACGGCACGAGGTCGCCGAGGTCCCGGCCGTCGTCAGCGCCCCCGAGATGCTGCGCATGCAGGCGAGCGTCGAGGGCGTGCACGTCGACGAGGACATCGCCCTGTACTGCGTCGACCTCGCGGGTGCGACGCGGACCCACCGTGACGTGCAGGTCGGGGCGTCGCCGCGCGGAGCGCAGGCGCTCATGCTCGTGGGTCGCGCACGCGCGGTCATGGACGGGCGGGACTTCGTCACCCCGGAGGACGTCAAGACCGCCGCGGTCGCCGTGCTCGCGCACCGCATCTCGCTGACGCCGCAGGCGTGGGCGAACGGGGTGGACCCGGCCGGGATCGTCCGGGGGATCGTCGCGCAGGTGGCCGGGCCTCCGGTGGTGGGCGCCGGTGCGTCCGGCGCGTCCCGGACGTCTGGTGCTTCCGGTGCTTCCGGTGCTTCCGGCCTGGAGGCTCGGTGAGCGTTCCCGACCCGGCTCCCGCCCGCCCCGCGGCCGGGCCCGACGTCACACCGTTCTGGGTGCGCAGTCCGGCGCTGGTGTTCGGGGTCGCCGGCGGCGTGTTCCTCGCCGGCCTCGCGCTGGTGCTGGGGCGCCCCGAGCTCGCCGTGGTGGCCCTCCCGGTGCTCGTCACCGCCGGGTTCGGTGCGGGTCGGCGTCTCGGCGGCGAGCAGGTCCGGGTGGTCGCGACGCTCGCCCCGTCCGACTCGGGTCGCGGCGTCGGGTACCGGACGCAGGTGACCCTGCCGCCGTCCGCCGAGGCCGTCGCCCTCGAACTCCGCGTGGCGGGTGACCGACGGCACGTCGTCGTGGTCGATCGCCGGACCGCGGCGCAGCTCGCCGGCACCGTCCCGGTGTC
This genomic interval carries:
- a CDS encoding MoxR family ATPase, producing MPIADVAARARDVLDTVGAVVVGMREPLALAFASILAGGHVLFEDVPGLGKTLAARSLAAACGLDFRRLQCTPDLLPADITGSFVYAPATAEFVFRPGPVFTGMFLADEINRTSPKTQSALLEAMAEGQVTVEGEGFPLPRPFHVIATSNPIEYEGTYALPEAQLDRFMVRLSVGYPSRDGEHRVLLNRIARRHEVAEVPAVVSAPEMLRMQASVEGVHVDEDIALYCVDLAGATRTHRDVQVGASPRGAQALMLVGRARAVMDGRDFVTPEDVKTAAVAVLAHRISLTPQAWANGVDPAGIVRGIVAQVAGPPVVGAGASGASRTSGASGASGASGLEAR